The genomic stretch ATAGGGATCCACCGCCGAGCGCGTGATGCGGTCGAGGTTCTCCAAGGTCGCGGGCAGACCGTTGACGGTCTCCAAGACCATGCTGCCGTCGCGCACGGTCCAATCCATCGACTCCGCGAACTCCCAGCGCATCGGATTGAGCGGGATCGCGCAGATGCGGCCCAACCCGTCGCGCAACGACGCGGGTCCGAGCACCGGGATCACCAAGTACGGTCCGTGTCCGAGCCCCCAGACGCCGAAAGCCTGACCGATGTCTTCGTCCGGCACGCGCAACTCGGGTACGTGGTCGGAGACCTTGAGGAACCCTCCCAAACCCACGGTCGAGTTGACGAGAAACTTCCCCGTCTCCGCCGCCGAACGGTCCAGTTTGCCCTGCAGGAGGCTGCCGGTGAAGCGCAACGGAAACGCGAGATTGG from Opitutales bacterium ASA1 encodes the following:
- a CDS encoding VacJ family lipoprotein; translated protein: MNAKASFYTARASLRAALVASIACLIAPTLRAVDLAAEDAEEYDEYAMPQVSDPLEKFNRTIFKFNGAVTVYVLTPVSNGYTAVVPKKAREGIGNFFSNLAFPLRFTGSLLQGKLDRSAAETGKFLVNSTVGLGGFLKVSDHVPELRVPDEDIGQAFGVWGLGHGPYLVIPVLGPASLRDGLGRICAIPLNPMRWEFAESMDWTVRDGSMVLETVNGLPATLENLDRITRSAVDPYVAVRNGYIQYRDAEVKK